The following DNA comes from Lentibacillus sp. Marseille-P4043.
TTATTTACTTTATAGGTAATTGTGTGGGTTCCTGACACCCGAACTTAAGTATATATGTTATAAATAACAATTAGTAAAGGATATGTTGACAAATAGTTTCGCATGCTTTTTTATAGAAGGAATTTACCTGAAATATGTTGAATTACTCTTTAGATAAAACAAATGGGGTTATTATTCAATAAAAAGGAGAAAGATGGTATAGGAATTGAGTATAGAACAAGAATTATACGGAGCAATAAAAATATAATTGAGGAAAGATATCCAAATTTTAAAATAGTGTAAAGGGGAAAGTGGTGAACTCATGCTATCTGAACAAATCAGACAGAAACTTGTGGAAACCTTAACTGAAAAAGTAAATCCAGCGTTTATTTTATTATTCGGCTCTTATGCAAAAGAAAGAGCTAGAGGAGACAGTGATGTCGATTTGGCTTATTATAAGGAGCAGCCGCTATCTTCATACGAACTTTTTATACTTACAGGGGAGCTAGCACAAATTTGCGGGAAAGATGTTGATTTAGTAAATATACGAGAAATTGATACGGTATTTGCAATGCAAATATTTTCAACGGGAAAACTAATCGAATGTCGTGACGAGAATGAATTCGTGAAACAACGAATAAAGGCTTATCATATGTACGCGGAGTTAAATGAGCAGCGGGCGGAAGTATTACGA
Coding sequences within:
- the mntA gene encoding type VII toxin-antitoxin system MntA family adenylyltransferase antitoxin — its product is MLSEQIRQKLVETLTEKVNPAFILLFGSYAKERARGDSDVDLAYYKEQPLSSYELFILTGELAQICGKDVDLVNIREIDTVFAMQIFSTGKLIECRDENEFVKQRIKAYHMYAELNEQRAEVLRSIQERGSVFGDE